The genomic interval GGACTATGGAATTCCTAGGGGTACAGGACATCATTGTGTGAATATTAGGCTCTTAGTAAATATTGATTGATTCATTAAAAGATGCAACCTTTTCTCACTGAGTTACTAATGTATATAAACCCAGCTTCTCATTAtagaaacccattaaaattttaGTGAGCAGAGTTCATGTCAGTGAAAAGTAACTCAGTACTTGAAGACattatttaaaattcactttcatctgatcataataatttctgttttatatgtTCTTGATGCAGCCCAGGTTACATCTTAATTTCATTCTCAATTGATGGGCAAAACATAATTGACTAAGAATGTCACAATAGATGAAAATTCACAAAGTCATTGTGCTTATCAAACTGTCTTTGGACCAGACCTCTTTCCAAATGTGGCACAAAGAAAGGTGTAGATATCTCTctgacagttaaaaaaaaaaaaaggtgagtggTATCTACTACAGAAAATTGTTACTAAAGGTGGGAAAAGTCTTTCAAGGTCTTCTCACCCACATTTTGCAACACCTTAATTCAGAGTATACCATTTAGTTACTGGTAACcaattcatttttgtctttttactcttttgaatgaatatttattCATTGTATCTTCATGCATAGAGTCAGTAGGATGTCTTTAAATTTATGTGACCATTCAAAAAGGTTTATTCTACTATCCTCTTCTATTTTACACCTGAAGTTGCATTCCTGATATTTACCAAGGAATAATGTATATCTGTAACTAAAAAGCCAAAATTAAAGCTGAAAATTTAAGAGTAATTAAAATTTGGAGCTGCCAGTCTTAGAGACATTCCTGTTCATGCTCATGTAGACATTCATTGTCTAAGTATATTTCATGTATCAGTTTTCTCACACTGGAAAAAGTATCTCATTCTGTGGTAAGGTATATCaatccttctttatcttctttttaagtCTGTATAGAAATAGTCTTTATTTATATTGCATTTAAATATACAATGTAGAATGAAGAAATTTAGGTGTGCTTAAGCCACGTAACTAAATAACTGATAAAttctgcaaaatgaagaaaatcaactgaatatatgattttttgctgctgttattacgttaatttataatttttgtgcTGTATGTAGTCATTCTTGTTATGCTATCTGTATATTTGAGATGAAATATTAAAGTAGGAAGTGTCTTTCAATCTTAGGTTTGAGTCTTGCATCACTATTACTAAGGGGGTAAAACATTCCCACTGAATAACAGTAGCAATAAAATGTAAGTCATATCTACTTTGGGTAAGAATTAGAAAAGGTGTGTTTTAGGTGCTGATCAGTTTCTGACATGTGTTAGAAAATcaatgatcatgtcatctgctttACTATGCTTGTCAGGGTGCTTATAGATGGAGAGAAGACACCTGTGGTCATTACTGTACATCACAAGTAAGCCAGaattttttttgcaatgaataaaaGTTTCTAATGCCCATgattgctctttacaggaatggACATGTATGTATACTATTTAAGAGAAAAGTACAACTCAAAGTTATCACATGAAGATATTGCTAAAGATCAGAATTTCTTTAGCTCAATTGCAGATTCAAATGCAATTCTTATAACCTCTCTATTACTCATCATTTCTaacctgaattttaaaaactgcatcaAAAGTAGTAGTTATTTATAAAGTGTCTATTAAGGTAGGTAAAGAGGTCAGAAGAGAGAAATGAGCTGAAATATATTGAGGACCTAACATTTTCCATGTCTTATGCAcatcattttacatattttatgccACTTAAACTTAATgattttttcaaaaagtaagtcagagaCTTAGAGTGTAGCTAAATAATACAACATTTCCTTGTCATGACTGAAAACCTGGTTTCAATTACCAGCATCAAAGTGGGAAAAAAGTAATTCTAACACAACTAGTAAAAACAGAGAAGATAGCTACTTTTTGACCATGAGATAACCGTACTGTATTTCATGAAGGCTCAGTTAGTTATAAACTGTATTTGGTGTTTAGCTGCTCATTATAGTTAATCTAAATTTAATTCCATTCCAATAAGagcattcaacaagtatttattaattgCTCTGCTCTTATATTTttaggaatgaaaaataaatgagtcaTCATGCATTGGGTAAATGACAGCTCCCCAAAGGGCTTTATACTACTTGGCTTCTCAGAGAGACCCTGGCTACAAGTTCCCCTTGTAGTGGTCTTATTAGTATCATATACACTTACCATTTTTGGCAACGTGTCCATCATGATGGTGTGCGTTCTAGATCCAAAACTTCATACacccatgtatttctttcttactAATCTCTCCATCTTAGATCTCTGTTATACCACAACCACAGTCCCTCATATGCTAGTAAATTTTTGTCGCAACAAAAAGAGCATCAGCTATGGTGGATGTGTTGCCCAACTCATCATCTTCCTGGCCTTAGGTGCTACTGAATGTCTCCTCCTGGCTGTTATGTCCTTTGACAGATTTGTGGCAATTTGCCGACCCCTCCGCTATGTAGTCATCATGAATCGTTGGTTCTGCGTGAGGATGGCAGCCTTCTCATGGTTCTCTGGCTTCAGTAACTCAGTGCTGCAGTCTTCCTTGACACTTAATATGCCACGCTGTGGTCATCGGGAAGTGGACCACTTTTTCTGTGAGGTTCCTGCCCTTCTCAAGTTGTCATGTGATAATACAAAGCCTATTGAGGCTGAgctctttttcttcagtgtattAATTCTGCTAATTCCAGTGACATTGATTCTCATCTCCTACGGCTTCATAGCTCAAGCAGTATTGAAAATCAGGTCAGCAGAAGGAAGGCGGAAAGCTTTTGGAACATGTGGGTCCCACATGGTTGTGGTATCTCTCTTTTTTGGAACAGCCATATATATGTACCTACAACCACCTTCATCCACTTCTAAGGATTGGGGAAAGATGGTTTCTCTCTTCTATGGGATCATCACCCCCATGTTGAACCCACTCATCTACAGCCTTAGAaataaagatatgaaagaggCCTTCAAAAGGGTGATGTCAAGAatctttttatttaagaaataagaaatgatCCATTGTGATGAGCTCTcatgatttcattgatttctaccaACAGGTAAAATATTCTTCCTCTGTTCAAGATAAATATGGAATTCATAAGATATCATTGgtaaattaaaaacttctttgCCTTCCAGAAGTCCCATCAATGCACCTATTCCTTTAGACCAAGTCAAAATAATTTCTGTCCATCAATGTCAGAGTAATCAGAGGACTTGGATATTTTACCATTCTATTTGTATACTATTTGCTCTAGAAAATCTCTGTTCCTTAGTTAGGAATTTACATACGTGTTTatgatgaaaaaacaaaacaagattttTTCCATTCAGGACCCACATCCTTAAAGACTTCATACCTTAATACCCTTGATAAAATCCATCATATGCAATCTTCCTTTTCTGAACATGTAGTTTGACTCAAATCTAGCTGCTCTTAAGCTAAATGTGTAAATTTTGCTCTAGAAAACCTATAATTTCAGTTGCAGTTCATTTCAAACCTATTTCAATCTGATCCTTTATTCCCTATGGATAGAACTTCTCATTTTTCCCCTTTTGTCAGATTCCTAATTTGTCCCAAGTTCTACCACAAGCATATGGAATCTCCCTTTTAAATTCTAAAgctaatatatgtgtataaatggcAGTCATAGTCAGATACCAATCTGAAGTAATTCATTATCTAATTCAAGGagtcattcaataaacatttattgttcATGAAGTAGAAGCAGATCAGAGGGGAAGCCATCCCAATTCCTCTACTGAAGAAACCCTCTAGCTGCTGAGGGAAGTGATTTTAAAACTTAGAAACTTGAACTATTATTCATAGTAATATAAGGACATAAATGAGGCAACATTTTGACAGCAAAGAAAAGGTTTATAAAACCACAAGTTTCAGAAATTACAGGTAATTTTATATGGTTAAGCAGTACAGTACAAAAAGCACATGACACAGCTAGAGATATTAGCCAGAAAAATGAACTTTATCCAGGACAAAAGGATAAAAATTGAAACATATCAGTGGAAAGCCACTGAAAATGTAAGAACAGAACAGGATTTATGCATGATACTTGAATACATAAAAggtaatatttcaaaaaaaagataaaggagagacattaaatatataattctttaaaagttagttttctttatcatcttaagtgaagttatccaggttcagaaagccaatggttgaatgttttctctcatatgtagaatataggctcaatacaaatacaaacaatattatgaaaaatagttcACACTAAGGAgaagtcactaacaggagagggtgggtaaaagaaggaagttaagacggtgcatatggttgatgtactttctttttttagaagtttttattaattgattaatttacttattatttatttcattattgtgtTAGGtgatggtacattgtggcatttacaaaagttcttacattatatcatatacataatatttgaattcactcctccaaccttttcctttatcccttgatgtactttctatacaagaatactTATATCAAATAAAGTGGACTTtcaacctaaattagtcagaagagacaaaggacatttcatacttataaaaggaacaatacatccacaggaaataataattatcaacttatatgtacccaacgtcagtgtacccaacttcattaaacttATACTAGTAGACTAAAATCACAGGTAGAgcccaacatagtggtagtgggagactttaatactcctctatcaccaatagataggtcatagacaaaaaatcaacaaagaaattctataattgaatgacaccatagatctaatgaaCCTGACAGATTTCAACAGTactatatatattcttctcagcagcccatggaactttctccaaaatagaccgtatagttagggcacaaagcaagtctcaactaatataaaactaaaataaacccctgcatactgtctgaccacaacacaataaaactagaactcaacaataaaagaagcagcagaaaaactCAAACATTTGGAGGATGAACAACACTTTACCCAattatcagtgggtcatagaagaaatgagagaaaaaatttttaaattcctggaatttaatgaaaatgaatacacaacttatcagaacctatgggacatagtaAAGGCAGtccttaagaggaaagtttatagccatgagtgcctatattaaaaacacaaaaagatttcaaataaatgacctaatgccttatcccaaactcctagaaaaacaagaacaagctaaacccaaaacaagaaggagagaactcattaaaataagggctggaaccaatgaaacagagactaaaaaaaaaaaaaaaagaacaatacaaagaatcaacaaaacaaaagcttattctttgaaaaaataaacaagattgacaaacccctggcaagtctgactaaaataaggagggaaaaggtcaaaattaataaaatcagaaacaaaaaaggggagaaaacaacaaacaccaaggaaaatcagggaatcatcagggacaaTGTTCAAatataaactggaaaatcaagaagaaatgggcaaatttctagatacatataaccatccaaaattgaaccaagaggatattaaccacctaaacagatctataacacacaatgaaattgaagcagcaataaaaagtctcccaaaaaagaaaagtccaggacatgatggtttctccattgatttctaccatacctttaaagtggaactaataccaacactccttaaacttttcacaaaataggaaggaaaggaacactgtcaaactcattctatgaagccagtattacactcatcccaaaaccagacaaggacaaaacaaaaaaattgaattacaggccaatctctttagtgcacataaatgcaaaaatcctcaataaaataatggcaaactgaattcaacagcatatcaaagagatcattcaccatgaccaagtcagcttcaacccaggaatgcagggatggttcaacatacgcaaatcattaaatgtaatacagcacattaacagaagctaagacaaaaaccacttgatcatctcaatagatgcagaaaaagccttcaataaaattcaacatcctttcctgGTAAAAACTCTGATgcatctaggaatagaaggaatgcacctcaacatagtaaagggtATATATAACatacctatagccaacatcacacttaacagagaaagctgaaaccattttccctaaagtcagggaGTGccaactctccccactcttattcaacactgtcttagaattcctagccagagcaataaagcaggaagaagaaataaaataagtaaggaagaagtcaaactataactttttacagatgacatgatgttatacctaaaagacccaaaaaacttcaccaaaaattcctagataccataaacagattcagcaaattcaacttacaaaaatcagaagcCTTTAtgcacaccaacaatgaacagattgaaaaagaatataggaaaactattccatttacaatagcctaaaaaagtcaaatacctaggaataaatttaacaaatgatgtgaatgacctctacaaggaaaactacaaaccactgaagaaaaaaaatcaaagaagtctacagaagatggaaagatctcccatgctcatggattggtagagtcaacatagtacaaaaatgactatactaccaaaagcaatctatatgttcaatataattcccatcaaaatcccaatgacattcatcacagaaattgaaaaattaaccctaaagttcatctggaaacacaaaagatcacgaatagccaaggtaataatgagcaaaaagagcaacacaggagttatcacaatacctgacttcaaactacaataCAGAGccaatgcaatttaaaaaaaatttttaaaaacatggtactgtcacaaaaaacagacatgaagaccaatggaacagaatagaagacccagatataaatccatgcaCCTATgccaaaggcaccaaaaacatatgatgaagaaaagacaggcttttcaacaaatgttgctaggaaaactagatatctacccacagaaaactgaaactagactcatgtttatcactctatacaagtatcaactcaaaatggattaaagacctattataagacctgaaatcttgaagctagtacaggaaacagcagaGAACACACTGAAGACAATacgcataggcaatgacttcctcagtagaactcagcaactaacagaaaggatcaacatcaagttaaaaagcttctgcacaaaaaaagaaatgttctccaaattgaagaggccatctacag from Castor canadensis chromosome 8, mCasCan1.hap1v2, whole genome shotgun sequence carries:
- the LOC141425459 gene encoding putative olfactory receptor 2B3, whose amino-acid sequence is MHWVNDSSPKGFILLGFSERPWLQVPLVVVLLVSYTLTIFGNVSIMMVCVLDPKLHTPMYFFLTNLSILDLCYTTTTVPHMLVNFCRNKKSISYGGCVAQLIIFLALGATECLLLAVMSFDRFVAICRPLRYVVIMNRWFCVRMAAFSWFSGFSNSVLQSSLTLNMPRCGHREVDHFFCEVPALLKLSCDNTKPIEAELFFFSVLILLIPVTLILISYGFIAQAVLKIRSAEGRRKAFGTCGSHMVVVSLFFGTAIYMYLQPPSSTSKDWGKMVSLFYGIITPMLNPLIYSLRNKDMKEAFKRVMSRIFLFKK